CTACATCTAGTTCACCTGTGAGACTGTTTTTGCGCATCCAAATGTTTAAATTATTTCTAGTAAAAATACCCAAAAGTAGGTATAGGTTTGATCAATTTAAATTTAGATTATTGTATAAAATTTATAATTAATTAAATCCATAAAGAATAATTTCTTTTGCACACTCAGTTACTTCTTTATTAGTTTTATCAATATTAAGCTTTTAGCTAAACAGCTGCTGCTCTTCTTCTAGGTCCCAGCTTTTGCATGGGTATTCTTATGCTTTTAAATCTATTTCATCTTTAACTCTATTACGCTTATGATGCACTTATACCACCTCCAGAATTTATATACAGTGTACAAAAGCAGGTACACCCGTTGGAAAATCAGCCTTTGGGGAATAGCTTTGCTGATTTTAGTTCAATCCACTTATAACATAGCACATGCACAGACGGAAGGGTTATTTGACACCTACACTGTGGTGCCGAATGCGACATTAATATCTGCCGGCTGCGTCCAAATCACCAAAATTAGAGAGTATAAGCAAGCTGGATCTGCTTGGAACAACACTGCTATAAATTTAAATAATAGCTTTGACTTCACTTTCGAAACTCAGCAGTGTGGAGGAGCTGATGGCATGCTCTTCATACTTCAAAATGATGGGTTATCTGCACTAGGGGGGAGAGTGGATCTTGCTACTCAGGAGGCGCTAGGAGGTGATTTAGGTTACTACTTTTCGCCGGATGGAACGTTCGACCAATCATTGGGAGTAGAGCTTGACATCTGGAATAATGGCGGTTGGAATATCACAAACGGGTATTGGGATAAGTCGGGAAGCCACATGGCTTTAGTTAAAAACGGCTCTCCCAGGCCTCTTCCTCTAACTTCTACAACTGTGGCTTATGCTGAAGTGGATCCGAAGCTTTCTACACCCACGGCATGCCCTAGTCGTTTGCTTAGAGTTACCTGGAACAGTGCTACAAAAGTAATGGAAGTTTATTTAGATGGAATTCTAAGGTTCTCTTATGTAGATGATGTTGTTGCTAAAATATTCGGGGGTAATCCAATCGTGTACTTTGGCTTTGCGGGTGCTACCGGGGCTTCTACATCCACACAGACTTTCTGCAATAGAGGCCTATATTATAAGTCAGTAGCGATTACAGAATTAAGTTCCCGCTCCTACTGCGCAGGTGCTACAATAGAAGTTCCTGTTACAACCACAGGATCATTTGGTTCAGACAATCTGTTTACTGCCCAACTATCTGATGCTGCTGGTTCCTTTACAACTCCTATAACATTGGGGCAACTCAATAGTGCTTCTCCGGGAATAATTCAAGGTATTGTCCCACAAGGAACGCCAGCCGGAACAGGGTATAAAGTTAGGGTAGTTAGCTCTGAGCTTTCCAGCGAAGGCATCGTTTATGAGCATAACTTAACTATAAACGGTTTGTCAACAGTAGCCGCCATAAGTGGTGATGGTGCTGTATGCGTTGGCTATACAATGAGACTAAGCAATGAAACGGCAGGTGGTAAATGGAGCAGCGATGATTTGTCGATAGCAACAGTCAATGAAATAACGGGTGAGGTTACTGGTGTGTCTGCTGGTAATGTGAACATCAACTACACTGTATCAAACAGCAGCAACACAGGCTGTGAAACCAGTGTAAGTAAAGCAATAGCTGTACAGACTTTGGATGAGGGTAAGATTATGGCATTTGATAAAAGCAATGCCCCTGCCACAACAGTTGCCATTGGTACCGCCATAGCACCGTCTAGTTCTCAATATAGTTTGGCTAATTCAAACGCAACATCCTTCGAATGGGCAGTGACTTACTCTGAGAACGGCAATCCTATAAGCATAACTGCTAAAGGAGGCTCCGTAACTCCATCTGGGAGTTCTTCTGCCGGAACTGTGACTGTGATATGGCCCACAGATGAAGCCAGGATATATAAGATTACAGCAACTTATAGGAACTCCTGCATCAAGACAACCGAGATACTTGTTGCGGTATATGACCCTAATGGTGGCTTTGTAACAGGTGGAGGTTGGTTTGATTCGCCAAGCGGCGCCTATACACCAGGGAACACTACAGATGAAGATCTTATTGGGAATGCTAATTTTGCCTTCGTCTCTAAGTATAGAAAGGGAAGTTCCACTCCTGAAGGAAACACTGAGTTTCAATTTAATGCAGGAAACCTTAGGTTCAAGAGCAGCGCCTATGCCAAAGAGTCGTTGGTGGTGGGTGGCGCCAAAGCCAAATATAGTGGAAAAGGCACCGTAGCCAGCGAGCCAGGCATTGAATATTATTTCTTTGTGTCAGTTATAGATGGCGATATCAACAACACGGGTAAAGATAGGTTTAGAATCAAAATCTGGAGAATGGTAGATAATGGAGAAGTAGTTCTTTACGATAATAATTCAGGGGCTGGAACTGATGAGGACCCTTCTATTGAAAGAACAGCAATTGGTGGCGGCTCCATTATGATTCATGAGGTTAAGAAGGTAAGTACTGGCGTTGTTGCTAAGAACCTTTCGATTAGCGGAAGTGCACTTCCAGAGGCAGCAGGACTCCACAACTATCCTAACCCATCTGTTGGTGCAACTACTATTGCTTTCACTGTTGAAAAGGAGGAGAACTTTACACTAGAGGTGTATGACATGAGAGGATCACTAGTGAGAAAAATTGCAACTGGAAAAGCAGAAGCAGGTAAGTATTATGAGTATGAGTTCAATTCTTCTAAAATGGCAGACGGTGTTTATCTTGCCAGATTGGTTACAAGCTCAAGAACCCAAAGTCATAAAATGATTATCAAGAACTAAGTATAATAAAGCTAACACACCCACTTTACAAGGCTGCCTCTGTGCTCTGCTTCTTATGTGGAGGGTGTGTTAGCTTTATAAACAAGGGGTTAGTTAATTGTTCGAGGGCCGCAAGCATGTTCTTAAAGTTATAAAAAATAAACCAATACACAGAAGCACCCGGCAACCCTATAGACATTATACAGGTGTCATGAGAAATCTAGCGCACTAAAGCCTACGTTTTTAACCCTAGAGAATTGAAAAGCTTATCCCATTTCTTCATTACTTCTCCAATTTCGAACCTTTTAACATTAAGCCTTCCTCTTTGCCCCATCTCCATTCGCATAATTGGTTTCTCAATCAAGCTACAAATAGCCTCGGCAAAAGAAGCTTTATCATTGAGCTTGATAAGAAAGCCATCTCCTTCATCATGTATTATATTCCTAGGCCCATATGGGGAATCATAACTAACTACAGGTAATTCATTCCGCATAGCTTCCAATATTGCCATGGAAAAACTTTCTGTTCTTGAAGTTAGAGCAAATATAGAAGCCTTGGCCAACTCTAGTTCTACCTCGTTTGTGATACCAGTTAAATAGACAGCATCTTCTAAAGCTAGCTCAGTTATTTTATTCTTCAATTTCAGTAACTGAGATCCTTCTCCAACTATCTTTAATTTCCATTCAGGATGAACTTTATATACCTCGAAAAAGATTTCAATCAAATGATCATACTGTTTTATAGGCGTAAGCCTTCCAATTGAAATAATAACTTTTTCCCGGCTTTGAAAGAAACTACTTTCAGTTGCTTCTAATTTTATTGGGTTGGGTATTTCTACACTTTTGCCTTCTGGCCCAAACTTAATTTCATCTTTGTTAAGTGCTACATATGCATCATAGAATGTCAAAAAACACCTTTTGAAATTTTCATATATACTCCTAATGGATAGGGATACAGGAGTACATAAAGGTTCATATTTCGACAGATGCTCTTCTTTTATAGACTTCGTGGCTTTTCGTAAGAACGGAAACAAAAAGTACTCCAAGCCGCAATTGGCAACAAGCACCACATCAGGCTTAGAATTGTTGATAAACTGGAACAGCCTTATGAAGTGGAGCGGCAGTAATGACAAATTATAAAACGACCTTAAAGATCCCTTCGACTTATAAGGTATATCTAAATCAATTAATTTTACTGTTCTTTCGAGGGTATAAAAGGGTGCCCTTCCTCTTTGAGCGTAAGTAGCAATTTCAACCAAATACCCTCTTTGAACCCACGCATTAGCCTTATCAGTTAGCACCCGCTCCAAACCTCCCGCAACGGCAATTTGATTTGTGTAATACACTATTTTCATGAGTGTATAAGGTTTTGGAAGTTATTTTTGCAAAATGCTTTTTGAAGGACTATTTAATCAACAATAAAAATCTATAGTTCATGCCTCACTAATACATGAACCTGCAAGCACACCTGTGTATAATACTCTTAGCAGATTTCCTTCCCAGTTGCATTGATAAAGATAAGTATAGCAGCAGAGATCTAAAAGTAAGATCTTTCGTATTATAACTCCTAATTCCGCACCGCAATCATAAGCCCCAACTCCTTGTACCGCATACCAAATTTCTTAGCAATATGGCCGTTGGTGAGGCTGCCTTTGTAGATGTAGACGCCGCTGCGGTAGTGCTCGTTCATGAACAGTACTTCGTTGATGCCACCATACTTGGAGTACTCGGTGAAGATGGGGGTAAAGATGTTACTAAGGGCCTGTGAGGCCGTACGGGGCACCCTGGATGGGATGTTGGGTACGCAGTAGTGGATGATGTCATACTTGCGGTAGGTGGGGCGGGAATGCGAGGTGATTTCTGATGTCTCGAAACAACCGCCTTGGTCAATGCATACGTCGATGATGATGGAGCCGGGGCTCATCTGGGCCACTACGCCTTCTTCCACCACGCACGTAATCTGCCCTTCCTCCGAAACAAAAGCGCCTATCACCACATCGGCCTGCTTAATTTCACTGTACATCACTGCTTTGTCAAGAGTGGACGTGAAAATCTGAGAGCCGACGTTGTGCTTCAGGCGACGCAGTTTATAGATGTGGTTGTCAAAAACACGTACCTCTGCTCCCATACCCAAGGCTGCCCGGGCGGCATATTCGGCCACAGTGCCAGCGCCAAGTATAACTACTTTGGTAGGAGCCACACCCGTGATACCTCCAAGTATAATTCCTTTGCCTTCGTTGC
Above is a window of Pontibacter akesuensis DNA encoding:
- a CDS encoding lectin-like domain-containing protein, which translates into the protein MMHLYHLQNLYTVYKSRYTRWKISLWGIALLILVQSTYNIAHAQTEGLFDTYTVVPNATLISAGCVQITKIREYKQAGSAWNNTAINLNNSFDFTFETQQCGGADGMLFILQNDGLSALGGRVDLATQEALGGDLGYYFSPDGTFDQSLGVELDIWNNGGWNITNGYWDKSGSHMALVKNGSPRPLPLTSTTVAYAEVDPKLSTPTACPSRLLRVTWNSATKVMEVYLDGILRFSYVDDVVAKIFGGNPIVYFGFAGATGASTSTQTFCNRGLYYKSVAITELSSRSYCAGATIEVPVTTTGSFGSDNLFTAQLSDAAGSFTTPITLGQLNSASPGIIQGIVPQGTPAGTGYKVRVVSSELSSEGIVYEHNLTINGLSTVAAISGDGAVCVGYTMRLSNETAGGKWSSDDLSIATVNEITGEVTGVSAGNVNINYTVSNSSNTGCETSVSKAIAVQTLDEGKIMAFDKSNAPATTVAIGTAIAPSSSQYSLANSNATSFEWAVTYSENGNPISITAKGGSVTPSGSSSAGTVTVIWPTDEARIYKITATYRNSCIKTTEILVAVYDPNGGFVTGGGWFDSPSGAYTPGNTTDEDLIGNANFAFVSKYRKGSSTPEGNTEFQFNAGNLRFKSSAYAKESLVVGGAKAKYSGKGTVASEPGIEYYFFVSVIDGDINNTGKDRFRIKIWRMVDNGEVVLYDNNSGAGTDEDPSIERTAIGGGSIMIHEVKKVSTGVVAKNLSISGSALPEAAGLHNYPNPSVGATTIAFTVEKEENFTLEVYDMRGSLVRKIATGKAEAGKYYEYEFNSSKMADGVYLARLVTSSRTQSHKMIIKN
- a CDS encoding glycosyltransferase family 4 protein is translated as MKIVYYTNQIAVAGGLERVLTDKANAWVQRGYLVEIATYAQRGRAPFYTLERTVKLIDLDIPYKSKGSLRSFYNLSLLPLHFIRLFQFINNSKPDVVLVANCGLEYFLFPFLRKATKSIKEEHLSKYEPLCTPVSLSIRSIYENFKRCFLTFYDAYVALNKDEIKFGPEGKSVEIPNPIKLEATESSFFQSREKVIISIGRLTPIKQYDHLIEIFFEVYKVHPEWKLKIVGEGSQLLKLKNKITELALEDAVYLTGITNEVELELAKASIFALTSRTESFSMAILEAMRNELPVVSYDSPYGPRNIIHDEGDGFLIKLNDKASFAEAICSLIEKPIMRMEMGQRGRLNVKRFEIGEVMKKWDKLFNSLGLKT
- a CDS encoding alanine dehydrogenase — translated: MTEKFAVELGKIATSQALYPKESMLAVEDRRRNLFIGIPKESSFQENRIGLTPDAVKQLTDQGHRIRIETGAGSPSKYSDHEYSEAGAKIVYATDEVYEADIILKIAPPTYDEIEYLRPGQTLISALHFGNLTSDYINALLRKKINAISFELLRDKSEAKPVVRAMSEIAGSTVMLVAAEYLSSSNEGKGIILGGITGVAPTKVVILGAGTVAEYAARAALGMGAEVRVFDNHIYKLRRLKHNVGSQIFTSTLDKAVMYSEIKQADVVIGAFVSEEGQITCVVEEGVVAQMSPGSIIIDVCIDQGGCFETSEITSHSRPTYRKYDIIHYCVPNIPSRVPRTASQALSNIFTPIFTEYSKYGGINEVLFMNEHYRSGVYIYKGSLTNGHIAKKFGMRYKELGLMIAVRN